The stretch of DNA ttaaaatattactaTTTGAAAACAGGAAACGTTaaagtagaaaattttaaacggCCTGTTTTACTtcaaacggtcgccattttgtcaaaagcatgtttttgacttgtccgataTTCATGCGATATGgcggtctgccatacaaatgaagcataaatttctgtataactgaagaactaatcaagaaaatagagccaaatttggcatgtgaatttgttctacaataacatagtgacaagcgagGTTAGtcgatttgatgtttgcgttaaagaaattgatttttgttcgaaagtggaaatggattttaatgtgataaatcgcgctcctatatcttcttctatctatataaataaaaatggatcaccgaatgtgttgataagagcaaaactcgagaaaggaattgtacgatttagggctgtctttatgatatcatatttcctgtatcaaacattaattcgatgtaacggagaaacatgttatttgcaagtggttgaaaaatcttgaacgagaattgtgtctgaaaataatctgatatctgaatataatctgatattataatgacgagttttggtagaagtactaggatttttatagtaaaagataattttaaagggtagattatgaggtcaatcaatgaacagttttgcgattggacccatgaacgtgctcgtaagaaaacgtgaatgtgacaacgaaaaataaattttggttggccgggtcagctagtcacatataaatgaacaaaagCTTCAACTCAAAACGCATTAATTTCGGAAGTCAACAAAACCCTCATGGTAATCAGAACTTGCATTCCGAACAACAAATCCTTGCGGTTGCAGCTCAAGCTCGTACTCGCATTGTTATCAGATAGCATCTCCAATTGAAGGCAGAAGCAATGAATAACCACAGTATATCTTTGAACTGCGTAACCAAAATTGGTCTGGGAGTAAATTGTTCCTAGCCAACATTCCCATACTTAGTCAAATGTCACAGAAGACGAATAACCAAATTTCATGTAGAGCACATTTCACTACCCGACAATAAACTGCAACGAATAAACTTTATCGTGCAATTCTTGCATTTTTGTCTCACTCGAGTAAACTCTCTACAAACCACCGCACCTAGCCTTGAAACATCCTTACCCGTTTCCGCCTGTCTTCGTGTGCAAACTGCGAACAACTTCGTCTGGAGTCTGAGTGTTTTACTTGAGAGTCGTAAAACtctgaaatctaaaaaaatattaggttggccAACTTATCACATTAGAAAGGAAAAAGACTCTTCTAACTTTAGCAGTACTCATTCTGTTGGTGACTCACAACATAGCAGAAAGACGAGCgtactttttattttactattttatttATCTTACGGTTCTTTTTTCACTCTCCATATACTGATTTTAAATAATAAAGCATAATAAAAACGGGAGCGGGAAATAATATAatagtataaacattactttgaattaaaaatatattttatatacaaAACTTATGAAGTTTTCTTTCGGGGGCACTCATCTTCTGCTGGCGTATACTGTGGTTGCAATCTGTCGTGAGACTGTTACATGTTGTGATCGGGCTGGGGGATGATCCACTGACATCCGTTTCCAGGGTTGAAGATTGCGTTTCGAACATGTTCTGCTGGTGAATCCGGTCCTGCATGTATGTTTGTGTGTGATTGGAACGATGTTCTTGAGGGACTGTGTGACAGCGGATATTCTTAACTAACGCATATTTCCCAACAGTCgtttaattcttgttttttcCGCCGCTGGACTTGCTCTGGCTGGCGCCTGAAGGCCTACTCGAAATGGCATTACCCTGTTGGTGTCGATTTGTTCGCCACGCAAatggtgaaaatgaaaatggaaataATAATCAACATTAATGGCTGGGTATAAGTTACCATTAAATCGGACAACAGTGACACGCGTGTTTCGAAATCATACCTTGCCCTGCTCAACGTCTCCCTCCAGTGGTAGTGGAGTAGTCGGAACCTCACAGTCCTCCGTCGGGGGTACAACACAGCGCAAGCTTCGCCGGTCGAAAACAAGCATCGCCGGGCAACGCTGGAGCCGCGGGTAGCCCCCCTGGCATTGCCAGTAACGGTTGCAGGATTTTCCTAGCGGAACGTTTCCATTAGCGTCGTCGTTGCAAAGGGCTACAATGTGGTAGAATAAATATTGTAGAGGACCTGGTTATATTTTTTCCCTCGCACACAAAAAGATTGTCACGGGACTTACGGTGCTTCTGGCATCCATCAACATTCTCGGGCCAGTCGCAGCTGTGAGCGTTTTCGTTGTACAACAGTCCCCCGATACAGAGCTGCTCGGTAGCCGTACCGTTCCAGCAAGTCCAATAGCGAGTACAGGACGTTTCGTGACCAAAGATGCCGTACAACCAGTCACAGTGCTCCGTTGAGATAGGTCCATCTGCAGGAAAAAAACCAGTTTGAATTATTTCTGAATTGAACTACACACGCATGTTTAGGTGATGGCCAAATATGTTctaagtttcaattttttttcttcatacatCATTTGCATACATCATTTGCTTACGGGAATGGATATCCTTCTGGCTATCAATACTATCGAACAATATAATGGATGGATATATCTAGATTGATTTTTGAATTGTCCATATGTGCATTTGTCGATCAATGATTCGAACAACTTGATTCACTTTCTATCGCGACCAGAGCGGTGGATTTGCAATATTGATGCATGCAACCAAATGTCCAAAGCTTGAACTTTGGACTTCATGCATCAATATTGCAAATTGACCGCTCAGATCGCTATAGAAACCAAATACAGTTAATCAATTATGGTCTACAAGCGTTTTGAGGATAATAAAAGAACTTTAGGTTGAAATTCAACCGGAATGCAACAATTTCTGCGGAAAATCGGATAAGGAACGTATCGAACGAGCAGGGATGCAGATGCCAGAAGCAGCTAGAGAAGACCGCAAATCCGATTTGACAACAAAAAAGCGATAGGAAGAACACCTTTTAAGCGTTTAAGGACAGTTTAATGGTCCAAAAATTGTAGACTGAAGATACGAtgtaaaataaatgaatatatccaaaacgcgtttttctcaaaaccatgttttgaagactggtgggagttctacctttGGAACGgtccattttttttctcaaattctccactcaatttcctgtcatcgtacttaggattttttgatgttttgaaaaaattaaattttggttAATGTTTTTGTCGcgattttttgtgatttttttttcgccatttcgtgaaaaataaatattttgaaaaaatcctacgtacgatgacaggaaatatgcCCATATACAATATACCAGGAATTGGCTGAATTCGGTCCACTGGAAAAACTCGTACAACACCTACCAATTCACAAGGCTTGCAAGGGTCAACGAACCAGTTGcagctattcaggggacagtccaatcaaaacttttttttatcaagtaatatatacctgacaaaactgtgatatcagattaaacatagtaatttattttcttgttgaaaaaaaacgcgaaaatcacatactttttatggtAGTGTACTACTCCTTAAGGCAGTTTTCTTgcctagaaatttgaaaaaaatccaaaaaaaatttccttcatacttctgtagtttagacattcaagaacataccctagaaataaattatcaaaaatcctattatttaccgagttagaaccATTTTAATGACGCAGTATCTAGCCTGGTACGCCCATagaaatgaacttcaaacgcgtttttctctagtttcttcaaactggcgtacacgatatctcaagttctactgaaccgatgcatgtcgaatttatatggatacaatttgCAGGAATctcactatcgcatgaacctctaaaatatGATATGTTTTAAGTTttactatttttcaaaaatcgggaaacctaagaaaaaatgttctaagccgcattttgttttttatacagccgccattttgtcaaaaaaatgtttttgacttaTCCGATGTtaatgcgatagcggcatttttactgattcagaatccgttcgatttttttgtttaagaTAACCAGAGGGGTTAgaaatagaaatctcaactaagtactaataaaaattatgcaagtaatactacgttgagacggcgaagttcctctaggaacgtcagtgccattgaagaagaagaagatgtttcCAATTTTCTTTCAGTATTCCTATGAGACTATACTACatctatgcaactagaatccaATGTTTCCGCAATTGTGGTAAAGAAAACCAACTGattggcttcaaattgatatattgatcatctaaatcggcccagtggttcgaaagttatatttttttgaaaaaagtaatttttggaaatagGGGGACCATCGTTTGATttggaaaaatcataacttaagaacaaaaaataacggctctttgaattttggatatgttatgtataaaaacctcagcattcaagaaaaaatattttaaaaatttagcgcccttggtcccgagaccatgtaaactatggaaaaccaaaacaatcaataataacgaaaacagaatccattttttcacaactattgtattttttcagataagactagctaattggtttcaatttggTATGTTGATCGTCGagatcggtctagtagttcataagttatgattttctgaaaaaaaggattttctggaaaaaggggaaaatcaatttttcggaccaccctaaaataaaaatgggcaccctaataaaaaaattggaaaatacgagtctaatattttgcgataagaaaccaaactatcactttttacggaaatctgagaaccattatatcggtttggcatggaatggcatagtaaattttttctattttttctaatcatctataagattttccaaagtattctatcattctagtttaggtgaagacaaactcaacgATTTACAGACGACGCTGATCAGATCAGCCGTTCTTCTGTGATGACATTTTACATGTACGTGGgaaaacccatttttttatatattatataaagaaGCGCGTTCCACCTGAGAGtccattgccattttcgcttcacaccaacACAAAGCTTAATTCCGCAAACGCGAAATCCGATTGGACTAACAATTATCATTGTAGAATATAtggggattttttttcgaacatttcctcaaagtttttgaaaaatttcaattttgttcTCACCATAACGTTACgaaacgaatacaacaaaataatgaCGGCTCGAATTGGaggattccttcctcgggtttcgtGCTTAGCAACATATTTGGagatactttttcgtttatataCATGGAAGTGATTTCCCGATATGTGATTGCCGATTTCACACATAGATGGCATTAATGGTGTTTGCGAATGTCTTATGTCAATGTTATGATTTGTTTTCCTCTTACGTTTGTTCACTGTCACTTTTAGTTTACATTAGAAGCATATTACACGTGTTTTTGAGAAAGTTGTTAGGGTCAGGGGTCAGTTTTAGCATGGAGTTCAAAAACGAGCATTTTCGTCATATTTTGCTTTTTCATTTCCGTAAAGGAAAAAACACAGCGCAAAAAGACTGTGCTGAAATTGGTTTGATAAGTTTCGTTCTGAAGATTTTTAGCTCGGAGATGAACAACGTTCAGATCAACCAATGAAAACTGATAATGAGCAAATCAAAACCATTATCGGATTAAATCGTCATGTAATTGGGCAAGGGATTGCAGAGAAGGTGAAAATACCAAAATAAACCATATACGATCGTATAAAACGTCTTGGGTTCGTTGAAAAACTTGATATTTGGGTACCACATAAACGGAAAGAAATTCATGTTTGCGGTATGCATCTCAAACCCGATCctattttgaagcgaaaaatTGCTGGCGATAAAAAATTGATTGTCTACAATAATGTCAGTCGAAAACGATCATGGTCCAAGCATAATGAACCACCACAAACCACCTCGGTATTCACCAAAAGATGAATTAACTTTCTCTTTGGTGATATTGGCAAGGAGTGAAGTCTACTGTCGGCAACTGGACAAACTGAATGCAGCGATTATCGAAAAACGTTCAGAATTAGTTTACCGTAAGGGTGCCgtcttccaccaggacaacgccagaccaCACATCTTTGCTCACCCGCCACAAATTAATGGAACTTGGTTGGGGATTGATGTTACATCCATCATATAGCCCTAACCTTGCACCATCAGATTACTATCTGTTTCGATCTTTGCAAAACTACTCGAATGGTGAAACTTCTAATGATGATGAAGCTGTGAAATCACCCTtgaagtaccgttttgtctcatattccgaacagtttcaaattccgaacactttatttcacaatataaatttattctttgaggtatagacttaattttgacatcatttaaaGATATCGATACAAcctattatttataatattagacatttgcaaaaaagtgacagacaaaatcaatgataaaatgtttgcgttaacaAATTCctgaaaaacaagcatcgttaatttttcagtttttgtagttgtttcaactattttgtttgttgttttcatgttaagtgctagagaatgtaagaGCCTACAATAActggatgaaaaaaatatattttatgcagaaatcttcattgaaattaatattgaagtagtgttcagAATATAATTCAAGTTTCTacacatgattcaaattccgaacaattcatttttaaatttaaatttactgaacttcaatgttataaataattgaataaacaaaaccctttaatttaatatatcgatcatatgaatcggtctagtagtttagaagttataattttttgaaaaaaatgcatttttgatgTTCGAaaattgagacaaaagtgttcggaatatgagtcagtgacaaaaatggtgttcggaatttgagacaaaagggattaaacatattttaagtttttcaccatgaatatgtatttgtaaatgaattttattgtagtcaaatgaaaaagaaggctctattatatcataaaaaatcaaattaatttcgcaaaaaagtaccatttcgagtaatgagacactgtttaatggccatcaaagcttaagtgttcggaatttgagataaAACGGTAGTTGTCTGAAAGATGGCAACAGGTCATcgtaaaaaatggaaattatatATTTGATTAAAGCTCATTCtatgttcaaaaaaaatgtatttcatttgtaattaaaaaaatcggCAAAACATTTCGGGCAACCCAACAGTAATATGTGACGCATCTCAAGAATGTTGCATAAAATGGTAATTTTACTCTGCGATAGGTTTGTGAAATTGACGCCTATCATTGTAAAAAAAAGCATTCTCAATTATCCAAAGTCTgcctaaatttaaaaaaatatagttgtaTCTCTACGAATAAAAATCCCAGAAGGTCTGTTAATTCACCTTCCATTTGCTTTTGGCATCACCCTAATTACAGTATATTTTCTAAAACACAGTTTATGTGTCTGTACATTGCAAAAGtgataaaaaatgtaaaaaaaacaaatttcccctaaaaaaaattattaatgtttcaattttcaaaaatgtatcatacaaattcaattctGTCAACTGATTGTACACAGCtaaacaaattgataaaaattgatgACGTAAAATAAGCCATTTCTTGCAATGACCGATAGTTAATAAAAACTCAAATATGTTGTTAAACGCAAATGGAAGCTGCGTTATCAGAAAAATGTAATCAGTTACACTTTTTCAATTACGCACCACTATCCAGAGTACTCTCTATCTTCATTGCTTAATTGCTGAAATAGTATTGCTAAAAAATTGTTGTAATACagtaatacagggaaacttagATGTAAGGTAcctttcactttcaaaattatacgttgcaacttttctcatgatgtttcccttcatactgttgattgaggGTAAATAGATAGAATGGCCGCTTGCTTGTTAAACAAAACTTTTACCCTGTAACAGTGCCCtacttccgatgtatggaagtgtggttggtagttgtatggactattcatataattttcgttcagaatttgaaaaaatatattttgagaataatgaaatttaatttttcaaatatttttttcagtgtaatttttatatcttttttatgtttttatgaaagattaaattattttctatatttcattctctCACTAAAATGTTGTAGGTTTAAACGTTTTAAgtaattttttcgaaaaaaatctaaaaataacgTTAAATTTCAAACTTGTCAAACCAACAAACCAACCAaccaactcaaaaactataagaacttAAAAAAAACGGACAAACAAGACGTTTGGTCAGACTATggaatataggaaattgttcaagctcatattaaaaaaataatttgaatgaatattttgaaaattgtaattgttttttctcaaaaatatattttacgaacgAAAATCGTATGAATATTTCATACACCtaccatacattggaagaagggcactgttaatttatttatttaatttggcCTCGCGTCTTTATAACATGGATTGATTCACAATGCTTCATTGCTCATCCCACCACATCCTACACAGTTCCTTTGAATCAATGCAAGCCAGAAAAACCGAATGTCTATCTTTGACGATAGAAATTCTTAccgaacgggaattgaacccgaagcCCCCAGCTTGGCAAGAGCCACGCTAAGCACTAGGCCATTCGGACCACGAAATGCACTGTtgcatttggttttttttttgagaatttaaaaaaaaaatacgtttttgagaaaaaaccattttaatctttaaaatattttttttgcatttgaacaatttcctacatttcattctttgtccAAATCCaaatgaccaaaattttgtaggtatcatatttTTAAGATAGACAATTTagtaaaaaattgagaaaaaaaaactttgacccTTTCCGAAATGTCGCCAGATtattttttggagatttcaagtatgcaaagttgctcaaatgaccaatatctttccacccacaacgtttcactgcaatctgagatggtgctaccAATTCCTAATTTAATGGaaatatgagaaccactatatcggtttggcatggaatggctgaaaatGTGCATCACGAGCCATTTTCTCATCACAAAGGGCCAAAATATTCAAACATGAATTTCCTCAATGTAATAAGTAGAAATTTCCTGATGCtttctagaaaataaaaacataatgcATTCAACATATGTACTGAGAATACACGTTGCAGTACAACTACAACAAAACTGTATTTGATTATTCAGACTGTATAAACGTTACCACAAATCAATAATAATCAATATTTCATGTATAGGAACGATTCTTGTCAACAATATGCAAATATATAATGCAATCCTTTTCACTACTTACTTGCCAACTGCTTGCCTTCGCAGTAATCCGACCGCCATGGGTAGTCACAACCCTCCGTCACGCCACGATGCTTCCCGGCAAACACTAGCCCATTGGGGCAGTCGTACAGCTCCGGTTGGTTGTTGACACACTCCCAGTACCGATCGCAATATGTCACGTCACCCACCACTTTCGATTTTGTTTTACACGGGTCCTCCTGATCCTGTCGCTGCGCGGCGGTGAAACCTGCAAACATCggagaagaaaacaaaattagtaGTTAACTGTGTGCACACCAGATTAGCAACGTATCGGAATAATTGGTGTATCAACAATTTAGCGTAGACATTCCAAGCACCAGCCACCGAGTTAAGATGTAGCGATTCTAATTTAACAAATATGCGTGGCTTCCCAAACGAACCACGATGGCATGGAATCGAAGCGAGTGAGTATGGGCATGTCCTCCCACAGCGTGTTGCTTTAGGGTTGGACGGATCACAGGGATACATCGATGATTGATTTCATGAGTATGGTTGATTCTATGAACCTCACAAAGCAGATTCTATTTCAGATTTTTCCCCCACGATTCAACCCTGACTACGAACAGAACTTTCCGCCAGCATTAGTACGGTAACGAGGATCCAAAGTGTGATAAAATATGACAATCTTCTCGCCGAGAACCCCTGACGATGATGCTGTTCTCCGATATGGTAAACTTTCAAACAACGCTCGCACGTTCGAGAGCAAAATATCAAATGACAAAGTTGAGTGCTCTTTGAGCGAAACCACTTGACAGTAAATGCAAATGAACAACGCCCATCCCTCTGCTCTGCAGTCACGCGGTTTCGTTAAACTCACGCCTCGCCATGGCGGGGAACAACGGAAGGAGGCTCGATGCAAAAACAACCTTCGACTACTTCAACCAAGCTGCGGCCGCGAAAGTGCAAACTTTTGATGGTAGTCTGTGTAATTGAATACACTTAACGTCGTTTAAAAGTTTACTATTGATCTGCAATCCAAATCAGTTGAGAAAGTAAATAAGCGTCTGGTCTGTTTCCGAGGCTGCGGAAGGCTCATGTGCAATGAAAGAACGGAAGAATAGCCCACTTGAATTTCTTCATACCCAACAAGATTATAAATGCAATACTTATGTGCAATCCGAATAGTTGATGACAGcatccttttttttgcaagatTGATAATTGTAAAAAGAGCGTTACAAATAATGAagacaaaaaatttaaaaaaatatctacgCTGTTtctgatattaggctgtcaaaagagtcctgcggtatttttttttaattttcatttgttcataaaattagttacaatcatctgttttaagtcaaatatgcgccgttttgttcgatgacttgttcccaacgagatgccaacttcataatacccctgttatagaagctcgcttccttattggcaaaaaactcggatagccaattttcacaggcctcttttgtggctaacttctgactacctagctcgttcgccatggacaaaaacaggtggtagtcacttggtgcaaggtccggactatacgacggatgcaaaagaacctcccatccgagctcccggagcttctggcgcgtcatcaAAGAAgtatgtggcctggcgttgtcctgatggaagacaatgcggcctctgtttatcaaagatggcctcttcttcatgagtgctaccttcaagcggtccagttgttggcagtacaggttcgaattgagcgtttggccatagggaagcagctcataatagattattacttgacaatcccaccaaacacacagcagaaccttcctggccgttaatgagggcttggccaccgtctgagccgcttctgtgggcttcgaccacgaccgtttgtgcttcacgttgtcgtaagtgacccatgatgttcatcgccagtcaccatccgcttcagaaacggttcgattttgttgcgattcagcagcgattcacatgcgtcgatacggtcaaagatgtttttttgcgtcaacgtgtgtggcacccatacatcgagcttctttgtgaatccaagcttcttcaaatggttaataacggtttgatgacttatccccagctcttggacgatgctacggctgctactacgccggtctttctcggctaattcagcgattttgtcgcaattttcgacgacaggcctggaaactgtatcgggtccatgaactgcacaaattttattggcagcttgagatgcatttttgcctttttttttatttaaatcgtttatttttacaggctcagttacataggtttaaaggagccgaactccttactgtattgttactagtatatatacatttttccttaattctaatgttaataatataggaaaccgattactcgcggtcaactcgagtttagaagggtgacatattttcttcaggaaaaggaggggatatgaggatatgttgacaatgatcacactcacactctcaatcacactcatcacactcaattcttaaacctatcttatatctaatatgtatttacatttcatcttattcttaagaagggatccgatctctcacaaaggaaaaggaaaaggaaaaactaagggtataaggacaatcacacacgaagatcgatagctttaaggaatacatatatttgggacatgtaatcaaggtctaaccgagccaacacgtctctcaccggcaccatgggctgccttcctcgggcccgaagggtgactactaaattcgatctggcgacaagatacagctcgcacgaccaaacaacgtgctcgatgtcgtggtaaccttggccacaaacacaaagattgttgtcggcaagattaatacgaaagagtagcgcatctaacgaacagtgattggacatgagtcgggagaaggtgcgaataaagtcccgactcaagtccagacttttgaaccatggtttgaggctaaccttagggataattgagtggagcaatttttgcctttgtcatagtagtactgtaaatatgtcggattttctctttattttgctccatatttgcgacactatactcatgaacgacttaaccaaacaaaacactggcaaggactatattatagcgtgcaaaaatacctttccaacaagctacagtatgactcgatacaatgaatacaactagaactacgcgcttacagcgatacctcgcggaaataccgcaggacttttttgacagcctaatataatttcCTGGAATATCATTTCTGTAAGGTTATTtttaatgtgatttttttcggatgttaggaataaagtgaagtgttcgggtagtATCTATtccgaagcaacggggtgtAGCAGAACGAATTctaatgaatattttggaactttaggacaatacctaaagcattACACAGGGgtatttgaaaattcgaaaaattgccaaaacggtggccatttttgtttaaaatcagttatttttcataaaaaatcgctgtttagaagctactaaaaaatcgaaaacccgAGATATTAAAAActggctatgtaacgctttagataattcatttttacatgctgataaaaaatttcagccaattcggtcgagtagatcctgagatatcgatactacCAGTTGgataaacatggtttcgagaaaaacgcgtttaaaaaattcgtacagcaatactatatcccttgaggtaacctcatacttttggctataACTTCCCAAcgaaataaaatatcgaaaatccttttaggacaacatttctaaaGGTATAAGCAAAAAATTGGTTTATCTCGATTTCCCAGACCAGATTCATCCTCCCCCCCTTAACTTGGTatgtcggtcatctgaatcgatccagttATGAAGTTAtgaatcaaaaaaaatgttattagaaaaaaggagaaaaattgatttttggaccttcataaagaaaaaataaagaaatatcagtctaatattttgcgataaggaacaaaactacaaattttaaCGAAAACCTTAGAACACTACTTCGGtatggcatgaaatggctgatatTCAAAAATCCagaaagaaatgttttttttttaatttttgagatatattGTTCACTTTAATATTCAATCCTAAGCTACCCTGCTTCTCCATTGGTTCAGGACGACCTAACCGTTATATGGTGAACCATGGTAATTGTTTTGTCTGAAGGCAAAACATCATAGaccacaaaaacaaaatattcaaaGCAAACGAAATTTCATTCGCTGTAAAAAGTTCGAACATAAAAAAGTTACAATCGCATAAGAAAAAGTAAATTAGCTTTAAAAGGTGACCTTATCTTATTGAGAATAT from Toxorhynchites rutilus septentrionalis strain SRP chromosome 3, ASM2978413v1, whole genome shotgun sequence encodes:
- the LOC129776080 gene encoding protein obstructor-E-like, with product MGKAKTQQVSAKAGDSNDMERSREDLDVSDDHIDSLDDLYSKMQVSQKPCHVGINIVVFTTFGFTAAQRQDQEDPCKTKSKVVGDVTYCDRYWECVNNQPELYDCPNGLVFAGKHRGVTEGCDYPWRSDYCEGKQLANGPISTEHCDWLYGIFGHETSCTRYWTCWNGTATEQLCIGGLLYNENAHSCDWPENVDGCQKHPLCNDDANGNVPLGKSCNRYWQCQGGYPRLQRCPAMLVFDRRSLRCVVPPTEDCEVPTTPLPLEGDVEQGKGNAISSRPSGASQSKSSGGKNKN